The Polyodon spathula isolate WHYD16114869_AA chromosome 13, ASM1765450v1, whole genome shotgun sequence genome includes a region encoding these proteins:
- the LOC121325563 gene encoding leucine zipper putative tumor suppressor 2 homolog, with product MALVQTLLVPIDHQNAGIDLQHRAVSRSPSSHSAMGSVSSLISGRSYQEHPCNTTDFPSKSRKPVLGPNYFRQQDGQLRNGCSKDPLVSAVPARKAAPVTGSNSNYAYLNEEFVGDWNDNNMTPGSPCSDPEELREAKAANGNIGGPPPKLIPVSGKLEKNIEKRLIRPTAFKPVVPRNRNSVQYLCPRPGGSAGSGSNLSESQGSLNLLLPADKRSSYSGGRNGSNQSCTMSDSGRNSLSSLPTCSTSYSLSQTEAPSAHLDPSRAAPRHGHSNSDSGRSSSSKSTGSLSGRGQPLSDSGSCGRSPGPAEVEEGLIRELEEKLRERELELQQLRGNLDENEAAICQVYEDKQKRCELELEDLRQSCSSKLKQASQKAQRAQQVLQLQVFQLQQEKKKLQDDFSQLLQERELLEKKCASMEQQHTELGPRLEETKWEVCQKSGEISLLKQQLKDLQTDLSLKASEIISLKAQLRESRAELQTAQAHLQELHSATRTRTLELEVCENELQRRISEAELLRDKVGRLEEEVVRLREALKTSNGQCLGRSFGLSAPTGSGYREEEQSMACESDEAKAQRQNADALQGLKQQVERLRAELMYERRKSEDQSENFEYEKRIWQEEKEKVIRYQKQLQQNYIQMYRRNQELEGAMRELSLELETRELEDFEVRSTEIRFEEITATEI from the exons ATGGCCCTGGTGCAGACTCTGCTCGTTCCTATTGATCACCAGAACGCCGGCATCGATCTCCAGCATCGGGCTGTTTCCAGATCCCCCTCCAGCCACAGTGCAATGGGTTCGGTCAGCAGCCTGATCTCGGGGCGCAGCTATCAGGAGCATCCATGCAACACCACTGACTTCCCCTCCAAGAGCCGCAAGCCAGTGTTGGGACCCAACTACTTCCGCCAGCAAGATGGGCAGCTCAGGAACGGCTGCTCTAAGGACCCCCTGGTCAGTGCTGTGCCAGCCAGGAAGGCAGCCCCTGTTACCGGGAGCAACAGTAATTATGCTTACCTCAACGAGGAATTTGTTGGGGACTGGAATGACAATAATATGACTCCCGGCAGCCCTTGTAGCGATCCCGAGGAACTTCGGGAAGCAAAAGCAGCAAACGGGAACATCGGGGGACCCCCGCCAAAACTGATTCCTGTTTCCGGAAAACTGGAAAAG AACATTGAGAAGAGGTTAATCCGACCCACAGCCTTTAAACCTGTGGTGCCCAGGAACCGAAACTCTGTGCAGTACCTCTGTCCACGGCCAGGGGGCAGCGCAGGGAGTGGCAGCAACCTGTCAGAGAGCCAGGGCAGCCTGAACCTGCTCCTCCCGGCAGACAAGCGCAGCTCCTACAGCGGGGGACGCAACGgcagcaaccagtcctgtaccatGTCAGACTCTGGCAGGAACTCTCTGTCCAGCCTGCCCACCTGCAGCACCAGCTACAGCCTGTCCCAGACTGAGGCCCCCAGCGCACACCTGGACCCCTCCCGGGCAGCCCCCAGGCATGGCCACTCCAACTCGGACAGCGGGCGCTCCTCATCCAGCAAGAGCACTGGTTCTCTGAGCGGCCGGGGGCAGCCCCTCTCAGACAGCGGATCCTGTGGCCGCTCCCCTGGCCCAGCGGAGGTGGAGGAGGGGCTGATCCGCGAGCTGGAGGAGAagctgagagagagggagctggagctgcagcagctAAGGGGCAACCTGGACGAGAATGAAGCCGCCATCTGTCAG gTGTATGAGGACAAGCAGAAGCGCTGTGAGTTGGAGCTGGAGGACCTGCGTCAGAGCTGCTCCTCTAAGCTGAAGCAGGCCTCCCAGAAGGCTCAGCGTGCCCAGCAGGTCCTGCAGCTGCAGGTCTTCCAGCTCCAGCAGGAGAAAAAGAAACTGCAGGATGACTTCAGTCAGCTCCTTCAGGAGAGGGAGCTCCTGGAGAAGAAGTGTGCCTCCATGGAGCAGCAGCACACCGAGCTGGGGCCCCGGCTGGAGGAGACCAAGTGGGAG GTTTGCCAGAAGTCTGGAGAGATCTCCCTTCTCAAGCAACAGCTGAAGGATTTGCAGACAGACTTGAGCTTGAAAGCCAGTGAGATTATTTCCTTGAAGGCGCAACTGCGCGAGTCCAGGGCCGAGCTGCAGACTGCCCAGGCGCACCTCCAGGAGCTGCACTCAgccacacgcacacgcaccctGGAGCTGGAGGTATGCGAGAATGAACTGCAGCGCCGCATCAGCGAGGCTGAGCTCCTGAGGGACAAGGTGGGCCGGTTGGAGGAGGAGGTTGTCCGTCTTCGGGAAGCGCTGAAAACCTCCAATGGGCAGTGCCTAGGGAGGAGCTTCGGCCTGTCTGCACCCACAGGCTCGGGCTACAGGGAGGAAGAGCAGTCCATGGCATGTGAGAGTGATGAAGCCAAAGCCCAGCGTCAGAATGCAGATGCCCTGCAGGGCCTGAAACAGCAAGTGGAGAGGCTGAGGGCAGAGCTGATGTACGAGAGGCGGAAGAGCGAGGACCAGTCGGAGAACTTTGAGTACGAGAAGCGGATCTggcaggaggagaaggagaaggttATCCGCTACCAGAAGCAGCTGCAGCAGAACTACATACAGATGTACCGCAGGAACCAGGAGCTGGAGGGGGCCATGAGGGAGCTGAGCCTGGAGTTGGAGACCCGGGAGCTGGAGGATTTCGAGGTGCGCAGCACGGAGATCAGATTCGAGGAAATCACTGCCACAGAGATTTAG